Within the Plectropomus leopardus isolate mb chromosome 15, YSFRI_Pleo_2.0, whole genome shotgun sequence genome, the region AGGCGCTATAAAAGTGCAAGTGCATTTACCTTGATATAGTGACATTAGcctttttaaacagagaaaccTTGAAAGTAtcacaatggcataacatggcattccaatcatttactgtccctgttatatggcagctgatcttgtcctctgctcagagggtaaggagcttgggaacctcattgttttcccaatttgcagacagttagctgctttttaaaatttcctgcAGTGGGTTTCACACATAGCATGTGGTCAAAACATCCCACTTGTCCTGTTCATGCTCCTGTCCTGCTGGTTGTCTTTTTTATTCAGACATGGTGCTTTTACTAGCACCTATGGTGGAGCATAATTCAGTACTCCCACCTTTAACAGGCAGTGTAAGAGGGGTCATTGTTAGAGGTGATGCCGTTTAGGCCAAAGGTTGCTCACTATTGACTCATTACATATTTTGTGGAAATGAGGGTAAAAGTTACTCAGCAGCAACATTCTTGGGTTGTAAGCTGGCCTAagaccaaaatttaaaaactccTAATGTGCTTCCCGGAAAATACAGTGGCCACGAATCCTGATCAAAACCAGTTGTAGATGATCAACATTATTAACAGGCGTTTACTGTGATGACATGACTAAGAGTTAATTTCTATTAATTATCTGGACTGATGTAAAACGGTTCTGTGTGGGAATAAAAAACAagttgatttgttgttttaacattACATTATGGTCATGCTTTACAGGTGTGGTCAGGTGATGAGCGTTAGTCATGTTGTGGGCGGAAATGTCAGGTGGTTTGACTTGGAAGCTCAGTGACATCAGCAGTAAACTGAACCAGGATTTTTGATAAGAAAACAAGCTCCAACTTGAATGTTTAAGAATACAACTGTGTTAGCTGAAGGTCACGCTGATTTCTGAAGGTGTTGTTCTGCTTTCTCAGCCTAGCTAGCTCAAGAGCACTTTAGCATGAGGATTTGTGTTAAAAGGGCTGTAAACCCTttgattaatgattttttttttaatctcaagatAATTTTTCCAGGTTGGAGCAAAATATAATAGTTTGATCTGAGTCAATACTGCGCTCAGTTTAACACAGGAGTGGCTGAATGTATTTGCCTGTGCATGTCTGCTGCATTAACATAAATATCAACAGATGTGCATGTAGCTCCCTCTGGTGGCTGTGTCAGATACTTTTTGGTTTAAAAGGCCACCACTGTAGTGTCACGGATTACCACTAGATGACAGTGGAATTCTGggatttgtctttctttgtgaaTATCACCCAGGATATCAATACAGTCCTATCTTATCTGTCTGTGATAATATATTGTGATAATTTGatgattatattttgtgttatttatttgaatCTGAAAACTAACTAGTAACTAAAAAAATAGTGGGtttacaagtacctcaaatccTTGTACTGGAGCAGATGCCCTTAGTTTCATGACTGGATAATAATATGGTAACAGCCGTAACCACATCACCCCAAGGTGATGGAGCCTGTCCACAACATCCATGTTCGCAACCCtgtcagcagcattttaatgattacttttttattatcagaTTATCAAGTTCAActacttatttttttcaatgtcatTTAGTATTTATATATCAGAAACAAGAGAACTGTCTAGCACAAGTTCCCAGAGAACAGGTTGATGTCTTTAGTTTCGTTTGACCAACAATCCAAAACTAAAGGAGATTCAGTTCACAAGAGATAATAGAAAAAAGAGCAgcaaattcttacattttaaaaaactggaacTAGacaatgtttaatattttgtttgataaatgactccaaacaattattaaaattgttgATTAATTACAAGTGAATTCAGCTATATTTTCAGGAAGGTTTGAGATGTGATGTCATCCAGCTCTTTTGTAAAttaaacagcagagaaaaaaatcttcatgaTTATTTTAGTACTTTATTAGAAACCTTATCCTTTACATCATTACAAAATATCCAACAATGTAAACATGTAGACTTGAGTCCTCAGTGCATAGAAATAAATAGATCTCCACTTTTCTCCCGAGACATATGCTGATCATGTCTGCGTTCAGCCTTCATAATAAGTCCCATCAGACATTGCGCTGCTGTAATCTTGATAAACAGAACAGGTTCTTCCAGCCTTGTTTGAATATGAGATATTCCACCAAAGTGCTTTCAGTGCGTCCCACAGCAACATCTCCCTTTAAGTCCTTATCTGTCCAAACAGCCAGTCCACAGGGTCTTTGCCCCGGCAGTCTTTTTCTCTGCTAATCTTGAGAGAAAAATCCTCTGAGCTGTTTAGACCCAGACTGTAATGTCTGGAAGTCCTTAGTGTGCGGGGAGAGCCGCGAGGAAGTGCGGCTGTCACAGAGAGCTTCATCTGAGCCTTTGAGAACTGCCGCAGCCTGGGGGACCTCTGGAGTCGGACGGGACCGCAGCTCGGGGTCTCAGCAGGGCAGGCAAGAGCCTGGATGCTTGTCATGTAGTCCTCTAGAGACTGGGAGCTCTGGGTAGATTGAGAGGATGACAGGTGGGCAGGGGAGTCCTCGAGCGTCTCAGTGATGGTGGGTAAGAGAGGCAGGGGAGGCAACAGCCGCCTGCGTTTCATGCTGTAgcagaagaggaaaaataaaacagtgagaCCGTGACTCTTTGTCTGCAGACTTCAATGACATATGATGATACcatttactaaaaaaacaaatctagatAGTGATtgtacttttctgtttttaagaaGGTTCTGTCCTGAGCTTCAGAAACTAAATTTAACTTTGTGTCCCTAATCTTCTACATCTGAATTAAGTAAAATAAGTTATGTAATGTTAAAATCTACTTacagaaattattaaattgtaACCccattataataaatattagcTGAtaataataccaaaaaaaagaagaggcaTTCTCACCCTTGAGGCTTGACTTGTAGCGTTGACATGCAGAGTCAAACGGAGTGATGTCTAGTCGGCTCAGTTGAGTATGACTGGAGGGGAGTGTGTTTCCAGGCTTTATAGAGGCACCCTGATGCAGAGCGATTAACCGTTACTTCCAAAAATAGCTCTGCTGACCTTACTCCCTTCTCTGTGaatgtgcgtgtgtctgtgcatgtgtgtgtttgagggtgTGTTCACTCTTACTCAGGAAGCTTAGGAGTGGCGGGTCAGCGAGGTTTGCTGGTGCAGCTGCTTTGAATGTTTATATTCCAGTTAACAATGAAGCCCAGGGAGCAATCTGTCTTACCTATGAAAACTCTTTTCCcttaaatttcagttttaaaatgattttctaactAAATATGGCActaaaaatgactgatttcatatcttttatataatatttttcatcaaTTTGCACAGTTCTCACTATCAAGCCTGCTTTCGATCATACATAACTATGACATAATGGTCAGAAATAACTATGTCAGCCACAAGTTATCCATGCAGCGTGACAGTCTACATAACAGTCTACAAACATAAAAGGCCTGCATTTAGAGGCCCAGCATGAAGAATTGGTTCAGCTTCATaagctgtttgtgtgtaaacACCACATGGCTTTTAAAGCAGTCAGAGATCCACAAGCCAACTGCTTTTATAGGCATAAGTGTGTGAGTGGTCACATGCTCCTAGACAATGAGAATACCTGACAGTATTTCTGACTTTATCTCAATGTATAGACTTCTAAACTACAGCCATATTTTTTGATTAGCTGGCCTCAGTTTttagtagggctgggcaatatggataaaataaaatatctttggcacaaacgtctcaagaatgaactgatttagAATTTGGTTGTTGAAGGTCACAGCTCAAagttactgtgacctcacaaaacaatgttttgtttttatgacgaaacacttttctggcctttatttaatgtcataactcagaaacagaaggggagacatttggtcagatactgaattggcaAACCTAATCTTATGTGTCCACCTTGACACTATAACAAATGTATGgatcttttgtgctgctgatGGGAAGATATGTGTGAAACGCATATTTTCACACACCAGAATGCAAACTGTAAGTTCTACTAAACGGGTTCGCGAAAGGCATATAACCATGACGCGGTAATTCTAgttgattgttattatttttagctttacttTGAAAAGCCAAGTGAAAAGGTGCCAAAGTGGCTGACACTGTTTAATCTCCTTACTTATGAATTCATGCATCAGCACAACTTCTTCTAAATTTACAGTTTCAGTTCTGTGATATCAAAACGCCTTCCCCCTGTGTGTACGTGACCTGAAGCAGTCATGTCTCTATTCTCATTATTGCTGCCTTCTCAGACATGACTTCACCCTTGTACTGTTCAAAAAAAGGTGGGTCACACCAGACGGGTTTCTCCAAGATGAGAGGTTCACCCTGTAGCTGTGAGCGACTGTTTCTGCACGTACACCTGATATTGAGCCCCTGTGGCAGGCGGCCAGCAGGATATCCCCTCTGACCACGAGTGCtgattattgttttgtgtgtgtgcgtgtgtgtgtctgtgtgtgtgtgtgtgtgtgtgtgtgtgtttgcatgcgtGTGCAGGAGGATGGAGAGCTCATCCTTGAGGGGCTGCTGAATATCTACTGGGGTCTGCGCCGACCAATCAGACTTCAGATGTACGACGATAACGAAAGATTCCGCCTGAACCGGTATGACAACCTGGTACAGTCTGACTGCAGATTCATGTGCTACAAAAACAGATGTGGGTTGTGTTACAACAGCGTCAGCAGGGACCTCTCACACAATAGCAGAGAAATTCAAACTCCAACAGCTGACCTCGTTCACCTGCATCCCCACCCTGTATTATGTGTTTAAGGAAACTAGGAAAACTCCTTGTACATGTGAAGTACATAATGGTGCTTTATTTAAGATTTAGAGATACGTTAGAATttacaaaagataaaataagagaAGATTTTACTGACTACAGCATGTAGCCCAATAGTGAATGAAACATGAATAATAAAACGCATTAAGAAATTAactaacaaaatgcaaaaatgtatgcatttttattttttggattggaaatatgtttaaatgtccaaaacattcAATGGCTCCAATTTCTCAGATGTGTCACATATGATAATAAgttgaatatattttgattttggacGGTTATTTTAAAACCAGCAATTTGAATacatgagggtttttttcagatatttttattgctttaattaatcaataaaataaataaactgatcaAGAAATGATTGTAGATGGCGGAATAATCTATAATGAAAGTAATATTGACCATGGAAGTcgtagtttgtttaaaaaataaaagtttgcttAGCAAACGCAAGGAGGGAAAAGGGGGAGTGATTAGAGGAGGCCCTCGGAAAGCCTGGAACGAAAAGTTTGGTTTAACTTCTTAGTATTTAGTGACATAACATAATTAAAACTTGGCAGAATATATCAGTTGAAAGACTGGACTTtgcataaaagaaaataattgaagCTCCTTGAGGCCTCTCTCAGTGCTTAAAGGTGCAAAAATGTTAAGTCTGCCCATTGCACTAGAGCTGAGTGAGTGATTGCAtatgctgctggagcaccagcatacacatttttactcaaAAAAGGGATACTGAGGGTTCCAAAAGATTCAAAAGGTGTGTGCAGTAGATCAAGAGAGGAAGAGTGGGGTGTTTAATtgtgtttcccaaaatgctaaactgttttttttaactcaatttCTCACGCTAGCTTTTCCAGGATACGATCTTCACTGAGATGCAGTTAAAAGTcctgaaaaaaatctagaaaatagACTTTGTTTGAGTCAAGATCAGCTAAATGTTATTTTCGAAACACCTAGATGCATCTTAAGTGTTGAACACTGTAGAGTGTTGACTGCTAACAGATGATAAACACATTGTTGCTCTGGCTCTACAGAAACGATGCTGTGGCAAAGCAGCTCTCAGCGGAGTCTAACAATAACTCACTGGGCAGAAACACCACACCTGCTTGTGAGTAACAGACACGTGCAATCCCTCTCACACACGCTCACCTGCTGGATTTATGCAGATTACGAACACATGAAGCAAATTAGAGCTCAACAAGTGCTTCATTCAGCAGTTCCATAGGAAAGGCTGGCTCACGTGTTGAGCTCAGATTACATGAGATGCCATCTTGATCAGATCACCAGCTCTATAAATAATCAACATCAGACTACTTAGCCATGGCTCTGACATTGGCCTTTTGGCCttgaaacaaataaagaactttgttgtttttttctttgtacaaaTTGCATTTACTTTGCTAAACCAGATCATTTGTCTGGGATTTactattatgttgtttttgacatgaGAAACATTGAACACTCACGACTACGCTGAAATGGctgagtattttcatttaattttcacacTCCAGATACTTTTTCTGGCCCATGCGTGACATTGAATGTGACAAAAAACAGGGAGCTTTTCCTGCACACATGTTAAATTTAGTGGAAAAGGGGTAGTCTTCAATGGAGACATGAAAGAATGGTAATAAGTTGCCTGACTAGATCAATACTGGGCCCTCATTTTACGAGAGATCATTCCCAGTGGTAGACAGAATTACATAGTGAGATCGAGGTTCATAGGGAAGCAGTCTAAATACAGatggtttcatttttctgtagcCATTACTCATTATAAAGTTAAACTTGCTTATTAACTTCAAATTGTCAAAATTACgtaaacattaaaatttcatcCTCCAAACATGTGATTATCATGTGCTTTTGTCGCTACGTTTTCAGTGTAACTGTCATGCATAGCTGCTGATGTGTATAAAAGCATGCACCATCTGATGCCTGCGTAAAGAGagaggtgtgtttttgttgacccTGAGGTGATGACACGGCgggtcaggaggaggaggattctCCTCAGCTGCTGAGAACCAGGAGTGATGCTTCCTTCATGCAGGTCCAGAGGAGGTCAAAGACACACACTGCCAGAGATCTGCAACGTTTGCGCACACACAGGTTCTCAATCAATGGACACTTCTACAACCACAAGGTACAGTAAACAGAACACACACGAGCACCAGCATTAGTGTATCCCATTGTTGACACAGCTCCAGCTGCACAAGGGCAGGAGTTTCCTGTGCTGCTGCGCCCGTACTTGGGCTGAATTTCACAATAGCTGTGGGCAGATTTCATTACTGTTCCACAGAATACAAGGATACACTGCATTCAGTTTCTCCTGAatacagtgtgcgtgtgtgtgtttttattgaacgTATTCCAGCTACAAACTGAGGGGTTTCCTTCCTGTTATAAATGTCCACGGTGTTCATGTCCAGGAATCCCTCCTCATGTTGATAAAGTGATGTTCCCAGTTTTTTTCGTTCTCTCagttatttctgcatttttgtttcttttgctttcaGACATCTGTATTTACTCCAGCCTACGGCTCAGTCACTAACGTACGAGTGAACAGCTCAATGACGACCGGACAAGTCCTCAACCTGCTACTACACAAGTTTAGGGTAGGCAGTGAGACTCTGAGTAAATTTCAAGgggtgtttaaccctttaaaaccctgGGCGATATCACttcttttgtgctgcttttagatgcctttctcAAGTTTCTAAActtctgaaccctgagcaaactggtggctttttttttcaaaatggaaaaagaggcaaatgcaccaaaaattgcaagaaatttgtaaatgtagaaaatatgttttttaaactgtgcaaaaaaatgttgtggaaaaaaagaaaaacactggaggaaaaaaaatctaggcAATAACAATATTTATAGCAAATggtcttaattatatatttaaaactatcaATTATCCTTCTTAAGAGGataattttcaatttaaaatttcagttagttttcttgtactttatacttatttcttgctcatttgggtaatttctatttttgttgctcattgccttcttccaatgttttcaaaagaaatcatgtcaatttactcaggtttcagggttaagcaaaactaaaaataattgtatttacgTATTTTTAAGGTGGAGAATAAACCTGAAGAGTTTGTCCTGTATATGGTGCATGAGTCTGGTGGTAAGTCGGTCTTtcttccattgcagttttgtcaaTAgaaaaattgtgtgtgtgtttgtggtttcttattttctttgtgtgtacAACCTTGTAGAAAGGACCCGCCTGAGGGATGGTGAATACCCGCTGGTGGCTCGTGTGCTTTATGGACCCTGTGAGAAAATCTCTAAGATCTTGATCACGGAGGCCGACCTGGGAGAGGAAGTCACATACGATGTGAGTCTGGACCTCCTCCCACAGCTCTGTTCTCTCATCTTCTTCTCAATAAGTGAcccccttttttcattttttgtgtatattcctcaacacagacacacaatgacacaatgGACCAATGATAGACGGTCAGGTTAAATTTAGCTTTCTGAGAAAAGATATCCTGTTTGGGGACTGATGTAACAATAGGCTGAGATGGCCGATTGTATGTTGTGACTGCACTgagtaataaataaaacctgttGCCGAAAACTTTTCTTTACTGTCTTAGAGGGAATGACTCTCATACAGTGTGTGGCAACTCAGTAAGAtcagctaattaaaaaaaatctgacttacCTCTAGTTGTATGTAGCcacagttttgctttttgtccatgtttggAAACAACTGTTGTTTCTGCCTCGACCATAACACAGTGGagataaatgacattttgttcGTGTTACTCAGAGCATTAAAGGTCCTAGTGTGTAGGATGTAATGGCATCAGAAGGAAACTTCTTCAATGTGCCAAGTATGTAGAACTTCAGTGGCCGATGCAAATAAATGCAGATGGCCTGATTAAGAGCcagcgtttggtttgtccgctctgggctactgtagaaacaatatAGTGCACTTTGAGGAAACCCCCAGGAACAgcgccaggctttgaagccaagtTTACATAaaggccaaaagtggaattacacagTCGTGTGATGACATTTGGCCCAAAAAGAtgttttcccattgacttacaatGTGAAAGAGCCGTCTGCTCAgggacacttttttaaaaaaaaatttgcataaaaatcacAGTGAAATTACTTGTTTCACTACTGGGATTTGATTCATTAGGTCCAGTACAAGAGCCACAATATTAAATGATTGTGAccccattcaagttagtggAGCGCTAAACCAAAAGTTAGCTGTTCTAGGCCCCACAATGCAGCTCTTGGTAATGTCATACCACCAAAGCGTTTTTGGCATCATATGCCACTGACTAACTTTTATAGGAATGAATGATCACTGTGGATGAACCACAGAACACATTAGAATATCTTTGCACTAAAAATATAGTCAGCTTCCAAATTTCCGTTCTAACATGCCATTTAGGACACTaaaacagtgtgtg harbors:
- the LOC121954590 gene encoding protein DEPP-like yields the protein MSTLQVKPQGMKRRRLLPPLPLLPTITETLEDSPAHLSSSQSTQSSQSLEDYMTSIQALACPAETPSCGPVRLQRSPRLRQFSKAQMKLSVTAALPRGSPRTLRTSRHYSLGLNSSEDFSLKISREKDCRGKDPVDWLFGQIRT
- the rassf4a gene encoding ras association domain-containing protein 4a; amino-acid sequence: MGEHQIYVKLSEEKLIPKSDILSLLRTYNCYHEGKNFQLRTREEDGELILEGLLNIYWGLRRPIRLQMYDDNERFRLNRNDAVAKQLSAESNNNSLGRNTTPACDDTAGQEEEDSPQLLRTRSDASFMQVQRRSKTHTARDLQRLRTHRFSINGHFYNHKTSVFTPAYGSVTNVRVNSSMTTGQVLNLLLHKFRVENKPEEFVLYMVHESGERTRLRDGEYPLVARVLYGPCEKISKILITEADLGEEVTYDVAQYIKFEIPVLDSFVEKLKEEEEREINKLTKKYSALKSMIQHQLEGRAHASDRV